The nucleotide sequence CTATCTCTCGATGGTAGACTAGTTCGATCCGCCGCTGCCATAAGTACGGCCGCGCCTGGCAGCTACTGTCGCAAATTGCCCCCGATTCCCTCTTCTCAGTCGCAGAACGGTACCCCTCGTACGAAAACGAGGCTCAGTCGGTTAGGAATTTCTGTAACCGGTTTCACCTCTGGGCAAGGGCCATGGCCACTTCTTCTCGGAGGATGCGCGCCGTGCAGTACGACAAGTACGGCGGTGGAGCTCAAGCACTCAAGGTATACAATGATTCGTTCAATTAACGTCCATGGTTAGCTATTAAGCAATGCATCAAGCATATGTGATTATGTCTGATTGTGTTGGTTTGTACCGTGGGTGCTACTGCTTCAGCATGTGGAGGTACCGATCCCGACGCCGAAGAAAGGCGAGGTGCTGATCAAGATGGAggccggcagcatcaaccagGTCGACTGGAAGTTCCAGAAAGGTGTCGCTCGCCCGTTCATGCCCAACAAGTTCCCCTTCATCCCAGGTAGTAGTAATCCAAGATCAAAACATGCATGGCATTGGCATAGCACACCAACTGCTAATTGAAATGGTCAATTGTTGATTAATCACTGATGCATTCATGGATGGTCGAACAGTTTATGATCTTGCCGGAGAGGTCGTGGAGCTGGGCCGCGGCGTGAGCAGCTTCAAGGTCGGCGACAAGGTCATCGCCATCAATTTCCCTGTAAGATTGTTAGTTATATGATATGAGTTTTGGCAGAGTAGATTAGTTTGTGTTGATTTCGACGTGATAATATTGCTGTGATCCGTGTAatggcagggcggcggcgggctcgccgAGTACGCGGTGGCGCAGGCGTCGCggacggcgccgcggccgccggaggTGTCTGCGGCCGTGGGCGCGTGCCTGCCGATCGCCGCCGTCACGGCGCTCGTGGCGCTGAGGACCGCCGGTGTCAGCttagacgccggcgacggcggcggcggcggcgccaagaAGAACGTGCTGGTCACCGCGGCGtccggcggcgtcggccacTTCGCGGTGCAGCTGGCGAGCGCCGCCGGGCACCGCGTCACGGCGACCTGCGGCGCGCGCAAcgccggcctcgtcggcggcctcggcgccgACAAGGTGCTCGACTACGCCACCCCGGAGGGCGCGGCGCTGCGGAGCCCCTCGGGGCGGAGGTACGACGCCGTGGTGCactgcgcggcggtggcggggctcCCGTGGTCCGCGTTCGCGCCGGtgctcgccgacgccggcgtggTCGTCGACCTCACGCCGGGCGCCGCGGCCTTCGCCACGGCGCtgcggcagagggtgaccttctcCAGGAAGAGGCTGGTGCCGCTGTTCGTGTCGCCGACGAAGGAGGAcatggagctcgtcgccggcatgGTGGCGGAAGGGAAGCTCAGGGCGGTGATCGAGTCGAGGCACCCGCTGAGCAGGGCGGAGGAGGGCTGGGCCAGGAGCATGGCGGGGCACGCCACCGGCAAGATCATCGTCGAGATGGGAGACGAACAGTGAGTGTGAGCTCGACGGATTTGTGGCCTGGAAGAACAGAATAAGATACGATTTTGTAGCGTGCAACTGTGCATGTATAGATGTACTGCTTGAGTCTTTTATTGACTCTCatcgtttgtttgtttgttagcTTATAAGCCACAATCATCAAAATTTaagttttcaaactaaatttggtattatttgttttctttaacCTTTGGCTTTTAAACAGCTAAGAATAAAATATAAAGACCCCACCCTAATTATTGTTCACCATTGtcttgtttatttttctatggCTTATCAACCGATGCAACCAATGTCATTCAAATACTCGTACTTGGTCTATGGTGATCACTACTGACTAGCACTTAGGGCGTGTTTAGATCTattggtgtaaagttttggcgtgttatatcggatatacggacacacatttgaaatattaaacgtagactaataataaaacaaattacagattccgcctgtaactgtaagacgaatttattaagcctaattaatccgtcattagcaaatgtttactgtagcaccacattgtcaaatcatggggcaattaggcttaaaagatgtctcgcaatttatacgcgatctgtgtaattagttattttttcgtttatatttaatattccatatatgtatccaaatattcgatgtgaaaGGGTGAAAAGTTCTGTCAGgtgatctaaacagggccttagataAACTTGGTTTGTGCTACTGACTACAGAGAGTCAAACATTTAATAACTACTGTGATAACTTAGAAAACAAATGGTTATGGTTCATCAAAAAGTTACACAATGGCTAGTAATTAGGATTAGATAATACCTAACCACCACCAGCATGGCACCGGCTGCATGGTTCCAACACATTTAACTTCACATTGGTGGGAATTTTCCCCTCGATGTATCCTCTGATAGCCAAGACTGCTCTAGGGGATTCTGTGAGAACACCCTGGCTCACAGGAAAGCATTCATCAGAACTGTCTTCAGAACACCTAGCATTGCCATGAGTGGTGTCCAATTCAAGGCGCTCAAGTGACGTTGTGTTCTCAACAATATGGCATGTTAGCTCGACCAAGCTCTTCGCGGAGCAGAAGCCGCTGATCGTCACGGACTTGAGGTGTTCATGGTGATATTCTGGCATCTGTCTTAGATGTGAGGAACTCTCAAAGATTGATTCATGCTCCATGCTTTCCTGATATATCTGAAGATGAAAAAAGACATATACTTGAATCAGTACTTCTACCGTGGTAACATATATTTTTGTGGATGAAGGGAACGTTGCACAGAGCCTTACATCCAAGACGAATACCTCCAACAAAGGAGAAGCATCAAAAAATGAAACCAGAGAAAAATAGTCATAGGCTCGAGAAAAGGTCCATGCAAAAAGAGAAATAGTCAGATGCTTGAGGTACAGAAGTTTGGTTGGTAGCATTGGTGTGTCGACCATCTGCATAAAGATATCTCAGAATAGTCACTCAAAGGTATAACCAATGTATATACTGTACATTTTGCATAGTCTATAATAATGAAAGTTTAGTTTATACCTCGCAGTGTGAAGCTACGGCAAGAGTTTCAACATTTGGCACAATGGATGGAAGATCTGAACGAGCATAACATATGATGTTTGAACTGCACATGTATAGATTCTTCACTTGCGATGATTCCACAAGTGAGAGTTTTACCTTGTTTCCACTAAAGGAAAAACTGGAGAGGTTAGGGGCTTTGCTCTCTATCACCTGAACCCTCTTGCATTCCAAAACGTTCAGGCAGTTAAGCCGCTGCAGCACACAAGGCATCTTAAGGCTGACTATCTTTTTGCAGTACTTGAGTTCCAACTGCTCCAAAACAAACGAGTTGGAAAGGAGGCATGCTAACTCATCCCCTGAAATACGAACACAAGACAGATGCAGCCTTTTGAGGTTTCTTAATGGGCCAAGTTCAATTGTGGGATGAAAGGCACAATTGCCAAGCTCAAGACACCGAATTGAGTATGCAATCTTGTCAGAGAAAAGTGAGCATGGGAAGTTGAACTGTGGCTTGTTTCCAGACAGCATAACTGTGATTTCTTCAATCCCTGGTGTAATGGCAAACTGAAGCCAACTATCGACATAATCACAGTTATCTAACTTGCAGTGGATTGAAAGCTTGAATCTCTTCACACCAATGCCCGAGTGGTTTTTAAGGATGTGGTCAACTTTGCTGGTGAAATCTGTTTCACAAGCATTATCATTCAATCCTAGTGCATCTTCGTTAAAGGTGAGGTTGGGATGACATCTCCAGGATCGTAGGAAGGCACGAAACAAACATGCAGCACGGGCAGCATCTCGCATTGGCATCAGGGAAAGTATATAACTCCAGATGTCCTGCAGACACCATCATGGGATAACATTTCAACATTGCAATTATAAACCTAAATGGCTACTTTGATTAGAGAGAAACATGAATAGAACCATATGgcgtatcattttttttcaacccCAGGAGTACTGCACATGATTTCTCAAGGTGCGTTGCATTAGATAGGCATGTTGTGCATTAGAATGGCGCATAAATTAAGCATTGCGTAGAGCTGTTTTCCTTTAACAGTGTTGGTAGTTTAATATAGTTTAGGTAGGTCTCTGGTCCTCTTTAGAGTCTTAAAAGGACACTAGCAAGGGCACATACTTAAGAATGGAATGCATAGTAGTATTTTGAAATGTTCCAATTAattcatagatttttttttttaaaaaaaacagtgtATGCAGTGCAGTACCTCTGGAAGAGTTACCCCTGAATTTGTCATCATTTTACCACCCTGGGAATCATCTTGTTGGCAGGGTGAGTACTTCCTTCTCACCGATTTAGTAATTGATCCTCCTTCTGCATATCATGCATTGTAATAGATAATTTCAGACATTAACAGAAGAGAACAACAGATTCAACCTCACAAACGAGTCATATAGAAATCCAAAATGTTTCCTTATCCAACTTTTGCGCGAGAATGCTGATGAATTCACCAAACCAAATTCTTCCAATTTTAGAGAAACAATTCACCAAACCAATCCAATTTTCCATTCTGGAAAAATACTGGCCGCAATCTCCCAAAAAAAGTCCGAGCAGCACATCACACACAACGCACCGGAGAGATGAAGTGCAGAGAGGCCGAGGGGAAAGCGCTTACTGCGGGCTTTgtttcgccggcgacggcgctcccGCCGGATGGAGATGAGCCGGTTCAGCGCGAGCAGGGCCATGGCGGCATACGCGGGATCGAGCCGAGGAAATCGAGAGCACCCCGAGGCGGCCCACCTCTCTCCTCCCTGCCCCTCTCCTACCTACGAAGATCGAGGCGCGAGGTCGGGGAGGGGGTAGAGATCCAGGGCATCCACCCGCGCGCGATCTCGGCTTCggtctgcgccgccgccggagga is from Oryza sativa Japonica Group chromosome 9, ASM3414082v1 and encodes:
- the LOC4347491 gene encoding chloroplast envelope quinone oxidoreductase homolog, which codes for MATSSRRMRAVQYDKYGGGAQALKHVEVPIPTPKKGEVLIKMEAGSINQVDWKFQKGVARPFMPNKFPFIPVYDLAGEVVELGRGVSSFKVGDKVIAINFPGGGGLAEYAVAQASRTAPRPPEVSAAVGACLPIAAVTALVALRTAGVSLDAGDGGGGGAKKNVLVTAASGGVGHFAVQLASAAGHRVTATCGARNAGLVGGLGADKVLDYATPEGAALRSPSGRRYDAVVHCAAVAGLPWSAFAPVLADAGVVVDLTPGAAAFATALRQRVTFSRKRLVPLFVSPTKEDMELVAGMVAEGKLRAVIESRHPLSRAEEGWARSMAGHATGKIIVEMGDEQ
- the LOC4347492 gene encoding F-box/FBD/LRR-repeat protein At1g13570, whose translation is MALLALNRLISIRRERRRRRNKARKGGSITKSVRRKYSPCQQDDSQGGKMMTNSGVTLPEDIWSYILSLMPMRDAARAACLFRAFLRSWRCHPNLTFNEDALGLNDNACETDFTSKVDHILKNHSGIGVKRFKLSIHCKLDNCDYVDSWLQFAITPGIEEITVMLSGNKPQFNFPCSLFSDKIAYSIRCLELGNCAFHPTIELGPLRNLKRLHLSCVRISGDELACLLSNSFVLEQLELKYCKKIVSLKMPCVLQRLNCLNVLECKRVQVIESKAPNLSSFSFSGNKVKLSLVESSQVKNLYMCSSNIICYARSDLPSIVPNVETLAVASHCEMVDTPMLPTKLLYLKHLTISLFAWTFSRAYDYFSLVSFFDASPLLEVFVLDIYQESMEHESIFESSSHLRQMPEYHHEHLKSVTISGFCSAKSLVELTCHIVENTTSLERLELDTTHGNARCSEDSSDECFPVSQGVLTESPRAVLAIRGYIEGKIPTNVKLNVLEPCSRCHAGGG